One Elaeis guineensis isolate ETL-2024a chromosome 10, EG11, whole genome shotgun sequence genomic window carries:
- the LOC105032057 gene encoding SNF1-related protein kinase regulatory subunit beta-1, translating to MGNASGKDGENGPGGPSARSDGGDLANNHLVGDMGISPPESPRQLSPFMFAPQIPIAPLQRGAEVPPAFNYTRMNSSHGHLDSPLEKGIPTLITWSDGGNDVAVEGSWDNWSSRKVLQKSGKDHTILLVLPSGVYQYKFIVDGEWRHIPDLPCLTDDMGQTVNLLDVNDYVPENLESVSEFEAPPSPDSSYGRSFPVDEDFAKEPPALPPQSHVTVLGPQNNEDSSKKPQHVLLNHLFIEKGWASQSLVALGLTHRFQSKYVTVVLYKPMRR from the exons ATGGGTAACGCAAGCGGGAAGGATGGAGAGAACGGGCCCGGCGGGCCGTCGGCGAGATCGGACGGCGGGGATCTGGCGAACAACCACCTGGTGGGCGACATGGGGATCTCGCCGCCGGAGAGCCCCCGCCAGTTGTCGCCGTTCATGTTCGCTCCCCAG ATTCCAATAGCTCCACTGCAGAGAGGTGCCGAGGTCCCTCCGGCTTTCaattatacaaggatgaactcttCTCATGGGCATTTGGATTCTCCCCTTGAAAAGGGAATTCCCACACTGATTACATGGAGCGATGGAGGAAACGATGTTGCTGTGGAAGGGTCATGGGATAACTGGAGTTCAAG GAAGGTATTACAGAAGTCGGGCAAAGATCACACCATCCTGTTGGTCCTTCCATCTGGGGTCTATCAGTACAAGTTCATTGTTGATGGTGAATGGAGGCACATTCCTGATCTTCCTTGCCTGACTGATGACATGGGGCAAACCGTTAATCTTCTTGATGTCAAT GATTATGTTCCAGAAAATCTGGAAAGTGTTTCTGAATTCGAGGCACCACCATCGCCAGACTCCAGCTATGGTAGGTCATTTCCTGTTGATGAGGACTTTGCGAAAGAGCCACCAGCACTTCCACCTCAGTCGCATGTTACAGTCCTTGGCCCCCAGAACAATGAGGATTCTTCAAAAAAGCCCCAGCATGTTCTTCTCAACCACCTCTTCATCGAGAAAGGATGGGCTTCGCAGTCACTGGTTGCCCTTGGCCTGACCCACAGGTTTCAGTCCAAGTACGTGACTGTTGTCCTCTACAAACCTATGAGAAGGTAG
- the LOC105032058 gene encoding protein LEO1 homolog, with protein sequence MGGKRDMEEETRNQMMQNLFGDQSEEEEEEEAEEADSEHDAAANHSDYPSDEAEGEAEIDVEGEGEVEGEVEGQGEVEVASEAEAQDIDLDQGESEGERVQSSPEREISDQRMESEAKDAESEEEGYGQRVVTSRRREVVASDSEGSEDNRYADHDNEDVEVDHTRKPRLVDEQKDHEVVRDVFGDSDEEEPAEYGGQNEIEQDSHRSPMEDEGSYEKGLRPEDIVPDDDAQYESEDENLEKKPKEKPVGPPLELDIPLHPPPGHPARMNMIKVSNIMGIEPKPFDPKTYIEEDVFVTDESGAKKRIRLEDNIVRWRAVKNRDGTTSYESNARFVRWEDGSLQLLIGNEVLDISVHEGDHDQTHLFLRHGKGILQSQGRLLRKMRFMPSSLSSKSHRLLTALVDSRHKKVYKVKNCITDIDPEREKEEKERVEGQTIRANVLLQRKREKVNRKYTQTVSRGRQLSPGFLEEALEEEDEPEDYYNSRRATSARNRFEEDMEAEAQAEKRIMNAKRSNILKSVPRKPSLPAARPARRQVEEYSESDREESEYESDGEDIERSPAHTREDEPDHEDEYEVDEADEEALGANSSSEEDEDEEPRKKIKETGGSSLKRKEIESDGESPPRKTAVHRRKAVVFDSDEE encoded by the exons ATGGGAGGGAAGAGAGATATGGAGGAGGAGACGAGGAATCAAATGATGCAGAACCTCTTTGGCGATCAAtccgaagaggaggaggaggaggaggcagaggaggCCGATTCCGAGCACGACGCCGCTGCCAACCACTCCGATTACCCCTCG GATGAAGCAGAAGGCGAGGCTGAGATCGATGTTGAAGGAGAAGGTGAAGTGGAAGGTGAAGTTGAGGGGCAAGGTGAAGTTGAAGTGGCAAGTGAAGCTGAAGCTCAAGATATAGATCTTGACCAGGGAGAGAGTGAGGGAGAAAGGGTTCAGAGTTCTCCGGAAAGAGAAATTAGTGATCAAAGGATGGAGAGTGAGGCAAAAGATGCTGAAAGTGAAGAAGAAGGCTATGGGCAAAGAGTAGTAACAAGTAGGAGACGAGAAGTAGTTGCTAGTGACTCAGAGGGATCTGAGGATAATCGTTATGCTGACCATGATAATGAAGATGTGGAGGTTGATCATACAAGGAAACCAAG GTTAGTAGATGAGCAAAAAGATCATGAAGTTGTTCGTGATGTTTTTGGGGACTCTGATGAGGAAGAACCTGCTGAGTATGGTGGTCAAAATGAAATCGAGCAAGATTCACAT AGATCTCCTATGGAGGACGAAGGGAGCTATGAGAAAGGTTTGAGACCAGAGGACATAGTGCCTGATGATGATGCCCAGTATGAGTCAGAAGATGAGAATCTTGAAAAGAAACCAAAGGAGAAACCAGTTGGTCCACCGTTGGAATTGGATATTCCGCTGCACCCTCCACCAGGTCATCCTGCAAGG ATGAACATGATCAAGGTATCAAACATCATGGGCATTGAACCAAAACCTTTTGATCCTAAGACATACATAGAAGAGGATGTGTTTGTGACAGATGAATCAGGAGCTAAGAAACGTATACGCCTAGAGGACAATATCGTGCGCTGGAGAGCTGTCAAGAATCGCGATGGCACGACCTCT TATGAAAGCAATGCACGTTTTGTAAGGTGGGAAGATGGAAGCTTACAGTTACTAATTGGGAATGAAGTTCTTGACATATCTGTGCATGAGGGTGATCATGATCAAACCCACCTATTTCTTCGGCATGGAAAG GGGATCTTGCAGTCTCAAGGAAGGCTTTTACGGAAGATGAGATTTATGCCATCTTCTTTATCATCAAAGTCTCACCGTTTACTGACTGCTCTTGTCGATTCACGTCATAAGAAGGTTTATAAAGTTAAAAACTGTATTACTGACATTGatccagagagagaaaaagaagagaaggaaagg GTAGAAGGACAAACAATCAGAGCCAATGTACTTCTTCAGAGGAAACGTGAAAAGGTGAACCGGAAATACACTCAAACTGTGAGCAGAGGACGACAGCTTTCTCCAGGGTTTTTGGAGGAGGCATTAGAGGAG GAAGATGAACCTGAAGACTATTATAATTCTCGCCGGGCAACTTCAGCTCGTAATCGTTTTGAGGAAGATATGGAAGCAGAAGCACAGGCTGAGAAGCGCATAATGAATGCAAAGAGA TCAAATATACTCAAAAGTGTTCCTCGCAAACCATCTTTGCCTGCTGCTCGTCCAGCAAGACGCCAGGTAGAGGAATATTCAGAGAGTGACAGGGAGGAATCTGAATATGAAAGTGATGGTGAGGATATTGAGAGGTCGCCGGCACATACAAGGGAAGATGAGCCAGACCATGAAGATGAATATGAGGTGGACGAGGCAGATGAAGAAGCTTTAGGTGCAAATTCTTCAtctgaagaagatgaagatgag GAGCCaaggaaaaagatcaaggaaactGGAGGCAGCAGTCTGAAACGCAAGGAGATTGAATCAGATGGAGAGTCTCCGCCAAGAAAGACAGCAGTGCATCGTAGAAAGGCAGTTGTCTTTGACAGTGATGAAGAGTGA